The genomic DNA CCTCGAGATCGTGCGTATAGCCGGGATCGGGCATCTCGACCGTCTTCGCGCCGAAGAGCTGCGCCATGAGCGAGTAGACGGCAAAGGCATGCTTCGCGGTGACGACTTCGTCGCCGGGCTTCAAGAAAGCGTGGCCGAGAAACTCGATAATCTCGTTCGAGCCGTTGCCGAGCACCACGTTTGCGCGCTCGAGGCCGAGCTTTTCGGCGATAGCGTTGCGGAGCGCCCAGCCGCCTCCGTCGGGATAGAAATGCGCGCGCTCGAGGGCGGCGCCCATGGCGGCAATGGCCTTGGGCGAGGGCCCAAGCGGGTTTTCGTTCGACGCGAGCTTGATGATGTCGGCGGGAGCCAGGCCCATTTCGCGGGCGAGTTCCTCCACGGGCTTGCCCGGTTCGTAGGCGACAAGATCGAGAACGTGCTGATGAGCGATCGGTGGCATTCCCCAATTATCCGCAGAAATCGGGGGATTTTCACAGATTGTTTCCGCGCGGCGTTTCCGGCGTAGTTTGCGGGCATGAAGATCGCCGTCATTGCCGACACCCATGGCCGATTTCCCGAATCGGTTGCCGAGGCCATCGGTTCCGCCGATGAGATCTGGCATCTCGGCGATTTCTGCAACCTGGCGACGCTGGCCGCGGTGCAGCGCATCGGGCGACCGTTTTACGCGGTGCTCGGCAACAATGATTTCGGCCTCGATCTGCCGGAGTCGCTGCGGCTCGAGCGCGGCGGCTTCTCGTTCCTGCTGATTCACATTCCACCGTCGCCGTCGCGGATCGGAGGCGTCGATTTTCTCATTCACGGCCACACGCATGTCCCGAGGGACGAAAGAATCGGGACGACCCGCGTGCTGAATCCCGGGACGATCGGCAAGCCAAACAAGGGCGCGCCGCCGGCCTACGCGTGGCTCGAGATCGATGAGGCGTCCGGGCGCGTGGACTGGCGCATCGTGCGGATATGAAGCGGCGTTACCGGGCCGGCGGCCCGGCCCAGCGATCGACGGTTTGCTGCCAGTCCGGCCGCTCGACCTGCCCGATCAGCGCGATATTGATCGCGCGCAGTTGCGCGGCGGGGAAGTTCGGCCGGGTCGCGAAAGCGTAGGCGAGGTGCGTGGTCGGCAGCGGCTGGACGAGCATTTTGCCGGCGTAGTCGTGATTGACGAGGTAACGCAGCGTGAGTTCGCTGTCGGCGAAGGCCGTGATTTGTTTCGCGTCGAGCGCCTGCAGGCCGGCTTCGACGGTGGGGTATCGGTAATTCGGCACGCCGATGCTCGTGAGAACGTTGCGAGCGAGGGAGCCATCGAGCACGCCGGTGCGATAGTGGACGAGATCGGATGCCTGGGTAATGCGGCCATCGAGGCGGGCCACCGCGAGGCTCGAGGCCACCGCGCCGGTGAAGACGCTCACCATCACGACGCCGATGAACATCCAGAAAAACACGACGGCGCGTCCCAGCGCGGACCGCGGGGTCTTGTCGCCATAGCCGACGGTCGTGATCGTCACCGCGGCGAACCACAGCGCGGCTCCGAATCCCCGCGCGGCGTCGCCGCCGAAATGCGAGTCGTCGACGCGGCGCTCCACGAGCCAGAGCGTCACGCTGAAGATGAGCAGCGACGCGAGCAGCACGAGCAGCAGCGTGCCCACACCGTGCGCCATCACGTCCTCGGCAAATTCGATCCAGCGCGGCTCGCGGTCCTTCTTCAGGAACGCGACCGCGGCCGGGCTCGAGAGGTAGGGCTGGCTGAACTCCAGGCGTCGGGCTCGATCCGCCGAGACGCTCATCTCGCCCACGATCACGTCCAGTCGGCCCGCCGCGGCGTCGTCCACGATCCGATCGAGCGGCGTCTCGACATATTCAAAAGGCAGGCCCAGCTCGGCGCTGATCCGCTCCCACACTTCCACGGCCAGTCCCTCCCATTGGCCGTCGGCGGTCTTCGCGGCGAACGGCGGCCGGTCGAAAATGCCGACCCGCAATTTCGCGGGGGTCTGCGCCGACAAAATCGGCGCGGCCAAAAGCAACCATCCGACCACCGCATAAAGGAACCGCATGGCGTGAGGATTTGCACTTTTCCCCGGGGCTTGTCACTTCTCAGTGCTGCCGCAAGCTCGTCGCGCGGCGATTCGATACCCGTGGAACTTACCGAAAAATTGCTCATCTCGATGGCCGGATGGCCTGTGTTCAAGCAGGCGCAGGCGATTCATGCCGCCGGCCGGGTCGTCGAGGCGACCTACGAGCCGCCGTTGCTGAAGGGCCGATTGGTCGAGGGCGACAGGCAATTCCTCTGCGGGCTGCAGCTCCGCAATTCCATCGATGTGGAGAACCTCTGCCCGTGTCGCGACTCGCGACAGCGCGGCATCATCTGCGCGCATTCCGTCGCCGTCGGCCTGCAGGTGCTCAAGCCCCGGACAGCCCGCGAGGAAATCCAGAGTTCAAAATCCAAAGCTCCCAATTCCCCGGCGGCCACCGCCGAGACGCCCGTGGTCTCGCTCTCGCTGGAGGGCTCCCTGCGCCACCTCGAGGCAGATATTAAGTTTTCCTACGCCACGCCTGGCGTGGCGAATCCCGCGGCCGAGGCGGCGATCCTCACCGAGCTGGTCGAGGCGGGATTCCGCGATTTCAAGGGCCGCGCCGCGCTGCAGGGCGAAGAAAACGTCGTCAAGTTCTTCGCGGCGACGCTGCCCCGGTGGCGCGCGAAGTGGAAGGTGGACGAGGGCGAGCGGTTCACGCACGTCACCCGTGACCTCGTGCGAATCGAGCCGCAGTTCGCGATTCGCGAGGCCGGCGACGGCTGGCTCGACGTGCAGATTCATCACACTGCGGGCAAGGATGCCCTGCTCTCGCACGCGGATCTCGCGCGGTTGCTGCAGAGCGGCCAGCCGCACCTGAAGCTCAGGAGCGGGAAGATCGCCGTGGCCGATCCCGCCCTAGCGGCCGATCTCGAGGAGGTGCTCCGCGATTGCAATCCCCGGCAGGAACGCGGCGCCTACCGGATCAATCCGCAGTTTCGCGCCTATCTCGAGTCGAGCATCACGCAATGGCGAGGCGCCGAAGCCGATGGCCGGCCTGCCCTTGCCGCGAAGGATCTCGGCCCGCTCCGCGAAAAGCTGCGTCCGTATCAGATCGAGGGTGCGCTCTGGTTGCTCGAGCGGGCGCGAGCGGGGCGTGGCGGATTGATCGCCGACGAGATGGGCCTCGGCAAGACCGTGCAGGCGCTGGCGATGCTCGAGGCGCTCGGCGCGGGGCCTGCTCTGGTCGTATGTCCGTCCTCGCTCGTGTGGAACTGGAAGCGGGAAGCCGCGCACTTTCTCCCCGGCATCCCCGTGCTGACGATCGACGGGCCCGACCGCGAGAAGCGCTTTGCCGCGATTCCCGATCATCGCCTCGTCATCACGAGCTATGCGCTGCTGCGGCGCGATATCGAACGTTACCGCGGCCTCGTGTTCTCCGCCGCGCTGCTCGACGAGGCCCAGCACATCAAGAATCCCGACAGCCAGAATGCGAAGGCCGCGGGCGCCATCCGCGCCGGGTGCCGATTCATCCTCACTGGGACGCCGGTCGAGAATTCCGTGCGCGATCTGTGGTCGCTCTTCGAGTTCCTGCTGCCGGGCTATCTCGGCGAGCGCGGCGATTTCCGCGACCGTTACGAGACGCCGCTGTTGAATGGCGCCGGCGGCGAGATCTGGTCGAGACTCTCGCGCCGCATCGCGCCGTATCTCCTGCGGCGGCGCAAGCAGGACGTCCTCACCGACCTGCCCGACAAGATCGAGCAGGTGCTCGAGGTCGAGCTGACCGATGCCCAGCGCGCGACCTACGCGAAGCTCCAGGAGGCCGCGCGTTCGCAGGTGGATCAGCTTCGCGACCGTGGTCAGGCCGGGGCGGCTCGCATGCGGGTGCTCACGGCGTTGCTGCGGCTGCGGCAGGCATGCTGCGACCTGCGATTGCTGGGGGCGAGCGGCGAGGATGTGGTCGTCTCGGCGAAGATCGGCGCGTTGCGCGAGTTGCTGGGCGAGGCGATCGACGGCGGGCATCGCGTGCTCGTCTTCAGCCAGTTCACGAGCATGCTCGATCTCATCGAGCGGGCGCTCGAGGCCGATGGCATCAGCTTTTGCCGGCTGGATGGCTCCACGAAGGACCGCCAGGCCGTCGTGGAAAAATTCCAAGGCGATGCGACGATTCCGGTCTTCCTCATCAGTCTCAAGGCCGGCGGCGTGGGCCTCAATCTCACCGCCGCCGACACGGTGATTCATTTCGATCCGTGGTGGAATCCCGCTGTCGAGGCGCAGGCGACCGATCGCGCCCACCGCATCGGCCAGAAGAGCGTTGTCACGGCGATCAAGCTGATCGCCCGTGGCACGATCGAGGAGCGCGTGCTGGCGCTCCAGAATCGCAAGCGGGAACTGCTCAGCGGCACCGTGGACGCCGAGGCGGCGCTCGCCCAGCTCGATGCGGACGATCTTGCGGAATTGGTGGGCTAGTGTTTGTTAGCGCTCCCAATCGAATGAAAATTCTCCCTGTCCTCCTCGCGGCAATTGCCGTAACCACAAGCGCCATGGCTCAAACCGCACTCGAAAAAGGCGAAGCGTTCCTCGCCGAAAACGCCGGAAAGGAGGGCGTCAAAACCACGTCCTCCGGTCTCCAATACCAGGTCCTCACCGAAGGCTCGGGCAAGACCCCGAAGCCGACTGACACGGTGGTCGTGCATTATCGCGGCACGACGATCGACGGAAAGGAATTCGACAGCTCCTACAGCCGCGGCACGCCGGCGGAGTTCCCGCTCAATCGCGTGATCCCGGGCTGGACCGAAGGTGTCGGCCTGATGAAAGAGGGCGCGAAATACCGGTTCTTCATCCCGTCGAAGCTCGCCTACGGCTCTCGCGGCGCCGGCTCGGCGATCGGGCCCGACGAGACGCTGATCTTCGACGTCGAGTTGATCAAAGTGCGCTGATTCTGCGCCCTTCCGGCCGGCGGCTTTTTATTCGCAAAGCGCCGACCGGAATGCCACATTGCTGCCGTGACGACCCCCGCTGCCAGCGGCACGGCTTCCCCCCGGAAGGACCGCTCCGTCCGATTGCTCATCATCGAGTCCGAAGGCGCAAAACACCGCCTTCGCGACCTCGTCGACCGACTCGTCGATGGGGGGTTGCGCGTCGTCCACGAGTTTCCGACCATCGTGGCCGCTTCCGCCGCGCTCGACCGCGAAGCCGCCGATCTCGTGATTGCGGATGTCGGCGACGAAGGCCTGCGGGGCATCGATCAACTCGCCGGCCAGCCCGCGCTCGGCGGTTACGTGCCGTTCATCGTTGTCGATCACGATTCACGCCCCGAGGTCGCCAAACGTGCGCTGCAGATCGGCGCCCAGGATTACCTCGTCAAGGCCAAGCTCACCCCCGAGCGGCTGGGCCGGTCGATTCGCTGGTCGCTCGAGCGAGCCCGCCTCGACCGCGAGGCGAAGAAGGAAAGCGACCTGCTGCGCGCTCTGCTCGACTACGTGCCGGATCGCATTTCCTTCAAGGATCGCCACGGCCGCTACCTCTGCGTGAGCAAGTCGGTCGCCGATGTCTTCAAGGTTGCGAGTCCGGCGGAGATGGTCGGCAAGACGGACTTCGGATTCTATTCGCCCGAGGAGGCGGAGGCCGCCTTCGCCGATGAGCAGCGCGTGATCGAGACCGGGCAGCCGATCGTGGGCAAGGTGACCGAGCGGACATTGCCGGACGGGCACACGGAATGGTCGAGCACGACGAAGCTGCCGCTGCGCGATCGCAATGGACGGGTGATCGGCACGTGCGGAATCACGCGCGACGTGACCGACCTGAAGAAGCTCGAGCAGGAGCTCGATGCCGAGCGCACGATGCTTCGCGGGGTGATCGACAACCTTCCGGACCCGATTTACGTGAAGGACACGGAGGGCCGCTACGTCCTCGATAACGAGGCGCACGCGCGGTTCCTCGGCGTCGAGAGCGAGCGCGACGTGATCGGCAAGACCGTGTTCGATTTCTTCGAGCGAGCCTTCGCCGAGCAGGCGCATTCCGTCGACATGATGGTGCTGCGCGACGCAGAACCGTGGGTGAATCACGAAGAACAGACGTCCTCCACCGGCGAGGCGACGTGGCTCGTCACGTCGAAGGTGCCGTTGCGCGATGAAGACGGAAAGATCGTCGGACTGGTCTGCATCAATCGCGACATCACCGACCGCAAGCGGGCGGAGATCGAGCTCGTGTCCGCCAACGAGAGCCTGCACGTCGCCGTGGCCGATCTCAAAAAGGCGCACCAGGAGCTGCATTCCGTGCAGCTCCAGCTCATCGAGGCGGAGAAGCTGAAATCGATTGGCCGTCTTGCCGCCGGCGTCGCGCACGAGGTGAAAAACCCGCTCGCCATTATCTCGATGGGCATCGAATTCCTCGCGGGAAAGTATCTCGAGGACGAGACCACCGGCGCCGTGCTCAAGGAGCTTTCCGACGCCGTCCAGCGCGCGGATAACGTCATCAAGGGACTGCTCGATTTTTCCGCGCCCCGCCAGCTGGCGCTCGAAACGAACGACATCAATGCGATCATTCG from Chthoniobacterales bacterium includes the following:
- a CDS encoding aminotransferase class I/II-fold pyridoxal phosphate-dependent enzyme, translated to MPPIAHQHVLDLVAYEPGKPVEELAREMGLAPADIIKLASNENPLGPSPKAIAAMGAALERAHFYPDGGGWALRNAIAEKLGLERANVVLGNGSNEIIEFLGHAFLKPGDEVVTAKHAFAVYSLMAQLFGAKTVEMPDPGYTHDLE
- a CDS encoding metallophosphoesterase family protein, with product MKIAVIADTHGRFPESVAEAIGSADEIWHLGDFCNLATLAAVQRIGRPFYAVLGNNDFGLDLPESLRLERGGFSFLLIHIPPSPSRIGGVDFLIHGHTHVPRDERIGTTRVLNPGTIGKPNKGAPPAYAWLEIDEASGRVDWRIVRI
- a CDS encoding transporter substrate-binding domain-containing protein, whose translation is MRFLYAVVGWLLLAAPILSAQTPAKLRVGIFDRPPFAAKTADGQWEGLAVEVWERISAELGLPFEYVETPLDRIVDDAAAGRLDVIVGEMSVSADRARRLEFSQPYLSSPAAVAFLKKDREPRWIEFAEDVMAHGVGTLLLVLLASLLIFSVTLWLVERRVDDSHFGGDAARGFGAALWFAAVTITTVGYGDKTPRSALGRAVVFFWMFIGVVMVSVFTGAVASSLAVARLDGRITQASDLVHYRTGVLDGSLARNVLTSIGVPNYRYPTVEAGLQALDAKQITAFADSELTLRYLVNHDYAGKMLVQPLPTTHLAYAFATRPNFPAAQLRAINIALIGQVERPDWQQTVDRWAGPPAR
- a CDS encoding DEAD/DEAH box helicase, with the protein product MAGWPVFKQAQAIHAAGRVVEATYEPPLLKGRLVEGDRQFLCGLQLRNSIDVENLCPCRDSRQRGIICAHSVAVGLQVLKPRTAREEIQSSKSKAPNSPAATAETPVVSLSLEGSLRHLEADIKFSYATPGVANPAAEAAILTELVEAGFRDFKGRAALQGEENVVKFFAATLPRWRAKWKVDEGERFTHVTRDLVRIEPQFAIREAGDGWLDVQIHHTAGKDALLSHADLARLLQSGQPHLKLRSGKIAVADPALAADLEEVLRDCNPRQERGAYRINPQFRAYLESSITQWRGAEADGRPALAAKDLGPLREKLRPYQIEGALWLLERARAGRGGLIADEMGLGKTVQALAMLEALGAGPALVVCPSSLVWNWKREAAHFLPGIPVLTIDGPDREKRFAAIPDHRLVITSYALLRRDIERYRGLVFSAALLDEAQHIKNPDSQNAKAAGAIRAGCRFILTGTPVENSVRDLWSLFEFLLPGYLGERGDFRDRYETPLLNGAGGEIWSRLSRRIAPYLLRRRKQDVLTDLPDKIEQVLEVELTDAQRATYAKLQEAARSQVDQLRDRGQAGAARMRVLTALLRLRQACCDLRLLGASGEDVVVSAKIGALRELLGEAIDGGHRVLVFSQFTSMLDLIERALEADGISFCRLDGSTKDRQAVVEKFQGDATIPVFLISLKAGGVGLNLTAADTVIHFDPWWNPAVEAQATDRAHRIGQKSVVTAIKLIARGTIEERVLALQNRKRELLSGTVDAEAALAQLDADDLAELVG
- a CDS encoding FKBP-type peptidyl-prolyl cis-trans isomerase; translated protein: MAQTALEKGEAFLAENAGKEGVKTTSSGLQYQVLTEGSGKTPKPTDTVVVHYRGTTIDGKEFDSSYSRGTPAEFPLNRVIPGWTEGVGLMKEGAKYRFFIPSKLAYGSRGAGSAIGPDETLIFDVELIKVR
- a CDS encoding PAS domain-containing protein, with the protein product MTTPAASGTASPRKDRSVRLLIIESEGAKHRLRDLVDRLVDGGLRVVHEFPTIVAASAALDREAADLVIADVGDEGLRGIDQLAGQPALGGYVPFIVVDHDSRPEVAKRALQIGAQDYLVKAKLTPERLGRSIRWSLERARLDREAKKESDLLRALLDYVPDRISFKDRHGRYLCVSKSVADVFKVASPAEMVGKTDFGFYSPEEAEAAFADEQRVIETGQPIVGKVTERTLPDGHTEWSSTTKLPLRDRNGRVIGTCGITRDVTDLKKLEQELDAERTMLRGVIDNLPDPIYVKDTEGRYVLDNEAHARFLGVESERDVIGKTVFDFFERAFAEQAHSVDMMVLRDAEPWVNHEEQTSSTGEATWLVTSKVPLRDEDGKIVGLVCINRDITDRKRAEIELVSANESLHVAVADLKKAHQELHSVQLQLIEAEKLKSIGRLAAGVAHEVKNPLAIISMGIEFLAGKYLEDETTGAVLKELSDAVQRADNVIKGLLDFSAPRQLALETNDINAIIRSALNLVRGEIHSDTHHVDLTLGELPRVQVDRGKVSQVFVNLFTNALQAMPDGGTLSVRTRTEQVTGVGANVGSDSSEVFHAGDRVVIVEVADTGPGIPPEVLPRIFEPFFTTKPTGKGTGLGMSVVRSIMNLQRGTVTVANRPTGGALVTLTFKVQDPS